The Rhizobium leguminosarum genome includes a region encoding these proteins:
- a CDS encoding helix-turn-helix domain-containing protein gives MKAKSPNSIDVYVGNRVRVRRKTLGMTQNGLAELLGITFQQIQKYEKGTNRIGASRLQRISEILRVPVGFFFENGGAGPIDGATNELNSFLSSKEGLALNKAFIAIEDPNIRQKLVALAKSLAVAGLPDSDSELQDSVVNS, from the coding sequence ATGAAGGCTAAATCGCCGAATTCGATTGACGTCTATGTTGGCAACCGCGTGCGCGTTCGGCGAAAGACGCTCGGGATGACCCAGAACGGCTTGGCCGAACTTCTGGGCATTACCTTCCAGCAGATCCAGAAATACGAAAAGGGAACGAATAGAATAGGCGCCAGCCGTCTTCAGCGCATATCCGAGATTCTTCGCGTGCCCGTCGGCTTTTTCTTCGAGAACGGCGGCGCCGGGCCGATCGACGGCGCGACGAATGAATTGAACAGCTTTTTGTCCTCGAAGGAGGGGCTGGCGCTCAACAAGGCATTCATCGCCATCGAGGATCCGAATATCAGGCAAAAGCTGGTGGCGTTGGCCAAAAGCCTGGCAGTCGCGGGATTGCCTGACAGCGACAGTGAGCTGCAGGATTCGGTTGTGAACAGCTGA
- a CDS encoding DUF6030 family protein has protein sequence MPDNSSSAYAKQPVGKPRVPVVFWLLLTISLSLVMGTVLLSNNMKHLKTVSHYFGFDLFPPEVRPPPPKALPRPTPPATFMLPLHVIEPPMAQTASTFLRTWRISGTAMCAALRNAGIETSDWAAASFNADTFECFFEQSGKREKDQLPSSIFVIVRGDAAGTINNMRVKIINPETDENGQLDPAILRIFEIMLRQPQWLDFHETLNAIKNLKDIKEDGFGASIGFTREVLNPGNYNFTLSLDATSGPQKSTRNYFSGRRWLPLPDPAVEIDSAQPESVSKPPNTEAPAEGQEHRH, from the coding sequence TTGCCCGATAATTCGTCGTCCGCATATGCAAAACAGCCGGTGGGGAAACCGCGGGTTCCCGTGGTCTTCTGGTTGCTGCTGACGATTTCCCTCTCGCTGGTCATGGGAACGGTCCTGCTTTCCAACAACATGAAACACTTAAAGACGGTTAGCCACTATTTTGGCTTCGATCTCTTTCCCCCGGAGGTCAGACCGCCTCCCCCCAAAGCCCTTCCCCGCCCCACACCACCGGCCACCTTCATGCTTCCATTGCATGTCATCGAACCGCCGATGGCACAGACCGCGTCGACTTTCCTGCGAACATGGCGGATATCCGGCACCGCAATGTGTGCGGCGCTGCGCAATGCCGGCATCGAAACCAGCGACTGGGCGGCGGCGAGTTTCAACGCCGATACATTTGAATGCTTTTTCGAGCAGAGCGGCAAGCGGGAGAAGGATCAGCTCCCGAGCTCCATCTTCGTCATCGTTCGCGGCGACGCCGCCGGCACGATCAACAATATGCGCGTGAAAATCATCAATCCCGAGACCGATGAAAATGGCCAGCTCGATCCCGCCATTCTGCGAATTTTCGAAATCATGCTGCGGCAACCGCAATGGCTCGATTTTCACGAGACCCTGAACGCGATCAAGAATCTGAAGGACATCAAGGAAGACGGCTTCGGAGCCAGTATCGGCTTCACCCGCGAGGTGCTCAATCCCGGGAATTACAACTTCACGCTCTCGCTGGATGCAACTTCAGGACCTCAGAAAAGTACAAGAAATTATTTTTCCGGCAGAAGATGGCTGCCGTTGCCGGACCCCGCAGTCGAGATCGACAGCGCGCAACCGGAATCAGTCTCCAAGCCCCCCAATACCGAAGCGCCGGCTGAAGGTCAGGAACATCGGCATTAG
- a CDS encoding endo-1,4-beta-xylanase, with the protein MNRRRFLASVPLALLYVRTGQALAQVPAAAGLRVLADGRSFRFGSAIDLQNINDPIAAGIYIDNVNSITPRNELKWSATEKRPGVFSFGSADRMVAFARKNNMRVYGHTLIWYRVPGWVSDITDAKTIQATMNRHIKQVVTRYKNSIDAWDVVNEPLEYDAPDLRDCVFRRLLGDDYIRMSFDMAHQANPGATLVLNETHLEKKSDVFEQKRARILKIVEDLVAKKTPINAVGLQAHFRPGLDRIDPEGMGRFCAALKDMGVGVFITELDASCHFLNRDKAFTPASYADIFSDVITVAAEHGDLKGVTVWGMSEKYGEPDEKATDPAAACTKRVNLYDENNAPRSAVDGIRRAIEAM; encoded by the coding sequence ATGAATAGAAGACGTTTCCTCGCCTCGGTTCCGCTCGCTCTGTTGTATGTCCGTACGGGCCAGGCCCTGGCACAGGTGCCTGCCGCTGCAGGCCTGCGCGTCCTTGCCGACGGGAGGTCGTTCCGATTCGGATCGGCAATCGATTTGCAAAACATCAACGATCCAATCGCTGCCGGGATCTACATCGACAACGTCAATTCAATAACGCCGCGAAACGAACTGAAGTGGAGTGCGACGGAAAAGAGACCGGGTGTTTTCAGCTTCGGCAGCGCCGACCGTATGGTTGCATTTGCGCGCAAAAACAACATGAGGGTTTATGGCCACACGCTGATCTGGTATCGCGTCCCGGGCTGGGTGTCTGATATCACCGACGCAAAGACCATTCAGGCGACGATGAACCGTCATATAAAACAGGTTGTCACTCGCTATAAGAACTCGATCGATGCTTGGGATGTGGTAAACGAACCGTTGGAGTATGATGCACCGGATCTGCGGGATTGTGTTTTCCGACGCCTTCTTGGCGACGATTATATTCGTATGAGTTTCGACATGGCGCACCAGGCCAATCCCGGCGCAACGCTGGTCCTCAATGAAACGCATCTGGAGAAAAAATCCGACGTGTTCGAACAGAAGCGCGCGCGCATCCTGAAAATCGTCGAGGATCTCGTCGCCAAAAAAACGCCGATCAATGCAGTAGGTCTGCAGGCGCATTTCCGCCCCGGCCTCGACCGGATCGATCCGGAAGGAATGGGACGCTTCTGCGCGGCGCTGAAGGACATGGGTGTCGGCGTTTTCATCACCGAACTGGATGCGTCCTGTCACTTCCTGAACCGCGACAAAGCCTTCACGCCGGCATCCTACGCCGATATTTTCAGTGACGTGATTACCGTTGCCGCCGAACATGGTGACTTGAAAGGCGTGACGGTATGGGGCATGTCGGAAAAATACGGCGAGCCCGATGAGAAAGCGACCGATCCCGCTGCGGCTTGCACGAAGCGCGTTAATCTTTACGACGAAAACAATGCGCCACGAAGTGCGGTTGATGGGATCCGGCGGGCAATAGAGGCGATGTGA
- a CDS encoding glycosyltransferase → MKKAVIYVEKFLPASQAFVLNQAVAFRSFEAEILAGSRISSAHTKKSTVPVHDIRRSPVARAGELLLKIPQIGLPFLFPAIGKADLVHAHFGKNGYVIGPLARAAGKPLVTTFHGFDATYRGDPKKPGGFNQVRFFAKGRSEMAGWNSWNIAVSDFIRDRLLALGFRAERVYRHHIGIDLDLFKMEPRPRKKGLVVSIARFVDYKGHRFMIDALSRVAAAGTPVEFVMVGQGPLKEEIEALARRSLPSVTIHENLSQTEIRDLLASAELYLHGSVTLDNGHAEAFGLANLEAEAVGTPVVAFRSGGVGEAIEEGKTGYLVEERDVAGMAEAVGRLLNDQALWTAFSARAPLLVAERFDLRRQTGMLEDYYSSVLDEFSSRGRT, encoded by the coding sequence ATGAAAAAAGCCGTTATTTATGTGGAAAAATTTTTGCCTGCCAGCCAGGCATTTGTTCTCAACCAAGCGGTAGCGTTTCGTTCTTTCGAAGCTGAAATTCTTGCTGGCTCGCGAATTTCTTCGGCCCATACAAAAAAATCCACTGTTCCGGTTCATGACATCCGTCGGTCGCCCGTTGCACGGGCCGGTGAACTGCTTCTGAAAATCCCGCAGATCGGTCTCCCCTTCCTCTTTCCCGCGATCGGAAAAGCCGATCTCGTTCATGCCCATTTTGGCAAGAACGGGTATGTCATCGGCCCATTGGCGCGCGCCGCCGGCAAGCCGCTGGTCACGACGTTCCACGGCTTCGATGCCACCTATCGCGGTGATCCGAAAAAGCCGGGCGGCTTCAATCAGGTGCGTTTCTTCGCCAAGGGCCGGAGCGAGATGGCCGGCTGGAACAGCTGGAACATCGCCGTGTCCGATTTCATCCGCGACCGGCTGCTGGCGCTCGGCTTTCGTGCCGAACGCGTCTATCGCCATCACATCGGCATCGATCTCGATCTCTTCAAAATGGAGCCTCGTCCGCGAAAAAAAGGGCTCGTGGTTTCAATTGCCCGCTTCGTCGACTACAAGGGCCATCGTTTCATGATCGATGCGCTTTCACGGGTGGCCGCCGCCGGCACCCCGGTCGAATTCGTCATGGTCGGCCAGGGCCCGTTGAAGGAGGAAATCGAAGCACTGGCGCGTCGTTCCTTGCCAAGCGTCACGATCCATGAAAATCTGTCGCAGACTGAGATAAGAGATCTGCTCGCCAGTGCGGAGCTTTATCTTCATGGAAGCGTGACCCTCGACAATGGTCACGCCGAAGCTTTCGGCCTCGCCAATCTAGAGGCGGAAGCCGTCGGTACTCCGGTCGTCGCATTTCGCTCGGGAGGCGTGGGCGAAGCGATCGAAGAGGGGAAAACTGGTTATCTCGTGGAGGAGCGGGATGTCGCGGGAATGGCGGAGGCGGTCGGAAGGCTGCTCAACGACCAGGCTCTGTGGACAGCCTTTAGCGCGCGGGCACCGCTTCTGGTGGCCGAGCGTTTCGACTTACGTCGCCAAACGGGGATGCTCGAGGACTATTACAGTTCCGTGCTAGACGAATTTTCCAGCCGGGGTCGGACTTGA
- a CDS encoding acyltransferase, which yields MVQTGKKPKWGLNVFRPLRNSIVTAKWLYYTKFWGMDIDPTASFSLSVRFDKTNPKGLHIGAETYVAFEAAILTHDLTRGLYLHTRIGKRCFIGARSIILPGVEIGDECVIGSGSVVTKNVPPRSLVAGNPAKIIRSDIKIISRYGRMAREDETVSQIVTHLPTGEAR from the coding sequence ATGGTGCAGACAGGAAAAAAGCCGAAGTGGGGACTGAATGTATTTCGGCCGCTGCGGAACAGCATTGTGACGGCCAAATGGCTTTACTATACGAAGTTCTGGGGAATGGACATCGATCCGACGGCAAGCTTTTCCTTGAGCGTTCGTTTCGACAAGACCAACCCGAAGGGATTGCATATCGGCGCGGAAACTTACGTCGCCTTTGAGGCTGCGATTCTCACCCACGATCTCACACGCGGGCTCTACCTCCACACGAGGATCGGCAAGCGCTGCTTCATCGGCGCCCGCAGCATCATTCTGCCCGGCGTCGAGATCGGCGACGAATGTGTCATCGGCTCGGGCTCGGTGGTAACCAAGAACGTGCCGCCGCGCTCGCTCGTGGCGGGAAATCCGGCAAAGATAATCCGCAGCGACATCAAGATCATTTCGCGTTACGGACGCATGGCACGCGAAGACGAGACGGTCTCGCAGATCGTGACGCACTTGCCGACTGGAGAAGCACGATGA
- the pssM gene encoding exopolysaccharide glucosyl ketal-pyruvate-transferase, whose protein sequence is MKMFAYRGKHENFGDELNHWLWERLLPGFFDEDESQLFLGIGSILYDNFDPNMQKIVFGSGYGGYTNPPKVDGNWTFYFVRGKKTAEVLGIDPSYAIGDSGILTRSCWDAKSIEKRYPVSFMPHYESAMYGSWDKVCELAGIHYIDPRWPVEKVLTEISASHKVVSEAMHGCIISDALRVPWRAIRPIAPGNRAKWYDWASALDLEIDFDPIGPSNVVEAGASLVRNNTYLLKNITFRHRRIRQLTGNYVFGSTVKTLQRVAEKPGQLSSDESMVNAHNRMLLELDRLKQDFSKKAASVL, encoded by the coding sequence ATGAAGATGTTTGCCTACCGGGGGAAACACGAGAATTTTGGCGACGAACTGAACCATTGGCTCTGGGAGCGTCTGCTGCCCGGCTTCTTCGATGAGGACGAAAGCCAGCTCTTTCTCGGCATCGGCTCGATCCTCTACGACAATTTCGACCCGAACATGCAGAAGATCGTCTTCGGCTCGGGTTACGGTGGCTACACCAACCCGCCGAAAGTCGACGGCAACTGGACGTTCTATTTCGTGCGCGGAAAGAAGACCGCCGAGGTCCTCGGCATCGATCCGAGCTACGCCATCGGCGATTCGGGCATCCTCACGCGCAGCTGCTGGGATGCGAAAAGCATCGAAAAGCGTTACCCGGTCTCCTTCATGCCGCACTACGAAAGCGCCATGTACGGCAGTTGGGATAAGGTTTGCGAACTCGCAGGCATTCACTATATCGATCCGCGCTGGCCGGTGGAAAAGGTTCTGACCGAAATCAGCGCATCGCATAAAGTGGTCTCCGAGGCGATGCATGGCTGCATTATCTCAGACGCGTTGCGCGTTCCCTGGCGGGCGATTCGACCGATCGCGCCGGGGAACCGAGCCAAGTGGTACGATTGGGCAAGTGCGCTTGATCTGGAGATCGACTTCGACCCGATCGGCCCGTCAAACGTCGTCGAAGCAGGCGCATCACTGGTACGGAACAACACCTATCTTTTGAAGAACATAACGTTCCGCCACCGCCGCATCCGGCAGCTCACCGGCAATTATGTCTTCGGGTCGACGGTCAAGACGCTGCAACGGGTAGCAGAGAAGCCGGGACAACTGAGTTCCGACGAGTCCATGGTAAATGCGCACAACAGAATGCTGCTGGAACTGGATCGGCTGAAGCAGGATTTTTCCAAGAAAGCGGCAAGCGTCCTGTGA
- a CDS encoding lipopolysaccharide biosynthesis protein produces the protein MSSVTDRLIQGSMWLSLSRAIVNGLSALSTFVLAWYLAPSDFGLVAIATTIQIILSSVTELSLNQALIRHEDPSEVHFSAVWTLSVTRSAILALLFAASAFPIAEFYNEPRLTSVMLALSFSLLLSGLANPRRVMLQRDLIFWQEFVLNVSQKLVGFVVTVAIAAIYQSYWALVLGTLAYQITNIIVSYTVLPFWPRVTFRHARELFSFSLWLTAGQIVNTLNWRIEYLLIGKMLGATQLGHYTVGNTLSTLPTREATAPLNQTIYPGFSRVRNDPVRLIAAYQRAQALLAAVALPAGIGMAVVADPLMRLALGEKWIPAIFIVQALASVFALQTLGSLVQPLGMAKGHTKLLFIRDAQMLVVRVPIIIVGLMIAGLPGVVYARVLTGLISTAVNMLLVKRLIGLPFFQQLGANFRALASVALMAAGVWGLSHLLNMPTDKLGLALHLAILVITGGILYVGSSFVLWLAMKKPNGPETEVQRIFVKFLSKAKRMALPKSA, from the coding sequence ATGAGCAGTGTTACCGACCGGCTGATCCAGGGCAGCATGTGGCTGAGCCTGTCCCGCGCCATCGTCAACGGGCTTTCGGCGCTCAGCACCTTCGTTCTCGCCTGGTACCTCGCCCCGTCCGATTTCGGTCTCGTTGCCATTGCAACGACGATCCAGATCATTCTGAGTTCCGTCACCGAACTCTCGCTCAATCAGGCGCTCATCCGCCACGAGGACCCGAGCGAGGTTCATTTCAGCGCGGTTTGGACGCTGAGCGTGACAAGAAGCGCGATCCTGGCTTTGCTGTTTGCCGCCAGTGCCTTTCCAATTGCCGAGTTTTATAACGAGCCCCGGCTGACAAGCGTCATGCTGGCTTTGAGTTTCAGCTTGCTCCTGAGCGGCCTGGCCAATCCACGTCGCGTCATGCTCCAGCGTGATCTGATCTTCTGGCAGGAATTCGTTCTCAACGTATCGCAAAAGCTGGTCGGCTTCGTCGTGACGGTGGCAATCGCTGCGATCTACCAGAGCTATTGGGCGCTTGTTCTTGGCACCCTCGCCTATCAGATTACCAATATCATCGTTTCCTATACCGTCTTGCCGTTCTGGCCGCGCGTAACCTTCCGGCATGCGCGGGAATTGTTTTCGTTCTCGCTCTGGCTGACGGCAGGACAGATCGTCAACACGCTGAACTGGCGGATCGAATATCTGCTGATCGGCAAGATGTTGGGAGCCACGCAGCTAGGCCACTATACCGTCGGCAACACCCTTTCGACGCTGCCGACCCGTGAGGCCACGGCACCATTGAACCAGACGATTTATCCGGGCTTTTCCAGAGTGCGCAACGACCCGGTCCGGCTGATCGCAGCCTATCAGCGCGCGCAGGCTCTTTTGGCTGCAGTGGCGCTTCCGGCTGGAATCGGCATGGCGGTCGTGGCTGATCCATTGATGCGGCTCGCCTTGGGAGAGAAATGGATTCCCGCCATCTTTATCGTCCAGGCGCTTGCATCGGTCTTTGCTCTGCAGACGCTCGGTTCACTCGTCCAGCCGTTGGGCATGGCAAAGGGTCATACCAAGTTGCTGTTCATCCGCGACGCCCAGATGCTGGTGGTCCGCGTTCCCATCATCATCGTCGGCCTGATGATTGCCGGACTTCCAGGCGTCGTTTATGCGCGTGTGTTGACGGGTCTGATTTCCACCGCGGTCAATATGCTTCTCGTCAAGCGGCTGATCGGCCTGCCGTTCTTCCAGCAACTCGGGGCCAACTTCCGCGCGCTTGCCAGCGTCGCATTGATGGCCGCCGGCGTCTGGGGACTGTCACATCTCCTGAACATGCCGACCGATAAGCTGGGCCTGGCTCTCCATCTGGCCATACTGGTGATCACCGGCGGTATTCTCTATGTCGGTTCCAGCTTTGTCCTTTGGCTCGCGATGAAAAAGCCAAATGGCCCGGAAACCGAAGTTCAGCGTATCTTTGTCAAGTTCCTGTCAAAAGCCAAACGTATGGCC